The following are from one region of the Gossypium hirsutum isolate 1008001.06 chromosome D03, Gossypium_hirsutum_v2.1, whole genome shotgun sequence genome:
- the LOC107950113 gene encoding trihelix transcription factor GTL1, protein MQQGGGEGHQSQYGEVGGGPTTDATSSSHMVSEQSEQLEEASPISYRPPAAAIGNPDELMMRLAEEGDEGDRLGGDHGGGVGGGAGGVASGNRWPRQETLALLKIRSDMDGIFRDATVKGPLWEDVSRKLAELGYKRSAKKCKEKFENVHKYYKRTKDGRGGRQDGKSYKFFSELEALNTTSVTLSKPPITLATSASLDVAPISVGIPMPISSVWIPPTTTTTTTAIPMSSSMLPMPGSAPPPPPATPFGISFSSNSSSSSQGFEDEDEIGREPSTDMGGSSRKRKRQSSSREGCSSSSSRKRMMEFFEGLMKQVMQKQEALQQTFLESIEKREQDRMIREEAWKRQEMARLAREHELIAQERAIASSRDAAIISFLQKITGQTIQLPTTVSTIPSVPPPPTQPATPVVQPPTPIPTAAPPLHHPPSLPQQKSHLHHQQQQQAQNTQLVVKHNQQQEPIPSEVIMAIPEQKVPPQEIGGSEGIKPASSRWPKAEVLALINLRSGLETRYQEAGPKGPLWEEISAGMSRMGYKRSAKRCKEKWENINKYFKKVKESNKKRPEDAKTCPYFHQLDALYRKKILGSGSSSFSDQNRFEGETSQQHQDPPMEAPQHSHDQSENKTGTTIDVLTSKENSPGSLFGKGNGRATKKSEDIVREQMEEQEMQMQ, encoded by the exons ATGCAGCAAGGCGGCGGCGAAGGGCATCAATCTCAATATGGGGAGGTGGGTGGTGGTCCAACGACTGATGCAACGAGTAGCAGTCACATGGTGAGCGAACAGTCGGAGCAGTTGGAAGAGGCATCTCCTATAAGTTACAGGCCACCAGCTGCTGCCATTGGGAATCCCGATGAGTTGATGATGAGGTTAGCCGAGGAAGGAGATGAAGGGGATCGACTAGGTGGCGACCACGGCGGCGGCGTAGGAGGGGGAGCTGGTGGAGTTGCAAGTGGCAATAGGTGGCCCCGTCAAGAGACTCTTGCACTTCTGAAGATTAGATCAGATATGGATGGTATTTTTCGTGATGCCACCGTCAAAGGCCCTCTTTGGGAAGATGTTTCCAG GAAGTTAGCGGAACTTGGTTACAAAAGGAGTGCCAAAAAGTGCAAGGAAAAATTCGAGAACGTCCACAAGTACTACAAGCGAACAAAAGATGGTCGAGGTGGGCGTCAAGATGGTAAGAGTTACAAGTTTTTCAGCGAGCTAGAGGCTCTCAATACAACTTCTGTCACTCTGTCAAAACCACCCATCACGCTAGCCACCTCCGCCAGCCTCGACGTGGCTCCCATTTCGGTTGGGATCCCTATGCCCATCTCTTCCGTCTGGATTCCacctactactactactactacaaCTGCTATCCCAATGTCCTCGTCTATGTTACCCATGCCTGGATCCGCTCCACCACCTCCTCCTGCCACTCCATTTGGAATCAGCTTCTCTTCTAATAGCTCTTCCTCTTCTCAGGGctttgaagatgaagatgaaatcGGGAGGGAACCGTCGACGGACATGGGTGGCAGTAGTCGTAAACGTAAAAGGCAGTCGTCGTCAAGAGAGGGTTGTAGTAGTAGTAGTAGCAGGAAGAGGATGATGGAGTTCTTTGAGGGTTTAATGAAACAGGTGATGCAGAAACAAGAAGCGTTGCAGCAAACTTTTTTAGAATCCATAGAGAAGAGAGAGCAAGATAGGATGATTAGAGAAGAAGCTTGGAAAAGACAAGAGATGGCAAGATTGGCCCGCGAACATGAACTTATAGCTCAAGAACGAGCCATTGCTTCTTCTAGGGATGCTGCCATTATTTCCTTTTTGCAGAAGATTACTGGTCAGACCATACAGTTACCCACAACTGTTAGTACTATCCCCTCGGTTCCACCTCCGCCGACACAACCAGCCACACCAGTTGTTCAACCACCGACTCCAATTCCTACAGCAGCTCCACCATTACATCATCCACCATCGTTACCGCAGCAAAAGTCACATTTGCACCATCAACAGCAGCAACAAGCTCAAAATACCCAACTTGTTGTGAAGCATAATCAACAGCAGGAGCCTATACCTTCGGAAGTGATAATGGCTATCCCGGAGCAAAAGGTGCCACCACAGGAAATTGGTGGGAGCGAGGGCATTAAGCCTGCATCGTCTAGATGGCCTAAAGCCGAGGTTCTAGCACTTATAAACCTAAGGAGTGGGCTTGAAACCAGATATCAAGAGGCTGGGCCCAAGGGTCCTCTTTGGGAAGAAATCTCCGCTGGTATGAGCAGGATGGGCTATAAAAGAAGCGCTAAACGATGCAAGGAAAAATGGGAGAACATCAACAAATACTTCAAAAAGGTCAAAGAAAGTAATAAGAAACGCCCCGAAGATGCCAAAACCTGCCCATATTTTCACCAACTCGATGCCCTTTACCGTAAGAAAATACTTGGAAGTGGTTCCAGTAGCTTCAGTGACCAGAATAGGTTTGAAGGAGAAACATCACAACAGCATCAAGATCCTCCTATGGAAGCACCACAGCATAGTCATGATCAATCTGAAAATAAAACTGGAACCACTATTGATGTACTGACAAGCAAAGAAAATTCACCTGGGAGTCTCTTTGGAAAAGGAAACGGTAGAGCTACAAAGAAG TCAGAAGATATTGTGAGGGAGCAGATGGAGGAGCAAGAGATGCAAATGCAATAG